The proteins below come from a single Candidatus Eisenbacteria bacterium genomic window:
- the rplQ gene encoding 50S ribosomal protein L17, producing the protein MRHSKDHRKLSRTHEHRRALLRNLVTALFEYERIETTVAKAKETRRYAERMITFAKRGDLAARREVAGYVMKPAVTQKLFSVIAPWYTERPGGYTRIIKTRARLGDAGEMAILELVKSKEQKDKERKEALEKAEAKGKKKEKKDAKEKAPAPSDAVEPRKRRTRAGVGAGR; encoded by the coding sequence ATGCGCCACAGCAAGGACCACCGCAAGCTCAGCCGGACGCACGAGCACAGGCGCGCCCTGTTGCGCAACCTGGTCACGGCGCTGTTCGAATACGAGCGGATCGAGACCACGGTCGCCAAGGCCAAGGAAACGCGCCGCTACGCCGAGCGGATGATCACCTTCGCCAAGCGCGGCGACCTCGCCGCGCGCCGCGAGGTGGCCGGCTACGTGATGAAGCCCGCCGTGACCCAGAAGCTCTTCAGCGTGATCGCGCCGTGGTACACCGAGCGCCCCGGCGGCTACACCCGGATCATCAAGACCCGCGCGCGCCTGGGCGACGCCGGGGAAATGGCGATCCTGGAATTGGTGAAGTCGAAGGAGCAGAAGGACAAGGAGCGCAAGGAGGCCCTGGAGAAGGCCGAGGCCAAGGGCAAGAAGAAGGAGAAGAAGGACGCCAAGGAGAAGGCTCCCGCCCCGTCGGACGCCGTGGAGCCCCGCAAGCGGCGCACCCGCGCGGGCGTGGGCGCGGGGCGCTGA